Below is a genomic region from Desulfonatronum thiosulfatophilum.
CCTGGAAAATGCCCTTGAAATCCTGCCCAGAGGCGGGGAAATCCGCGTCACAGGACATTGCAGGTCTTCATGGTACGTCTTCAGCGTTCAGGACAATGGTCCCGGCATCCCGGAAGAGCACCTTCCCTCCATTTTCCACCCTTTTTTCAGCACCAAACCCCAAGGCGCCGGCATAGATCTGGCCATTCTCAAACGAATCATCGACAATCATGACGGCCAGGCCCACGTGCTCTCGAAACCGGGACAGGGTGCGCGTTTTGATATCTTCCTACCCCTGGAGCGACGCCGCAGCATCCGCCTGACCTCCATCGAGCCTGATCAGCAATCCGCCTCCGCGCAACCCTGAAGGCATTCACCGGCAATCCATGTCAGATGTCCGGTTTACGAGGCCGGCGCATCAGTAACGAGACGCAAAAGCTAGATAAAATGGTCTCTGGTGTAAGAGTTTCGTGCATGCCAAAGGCCAAAGGCCGCCTCGAAAGACGGCCTTTGGCTTGACGATGTCGACGGATTCCGCCGTTATTTTTGACTTGCGCTGGAAACCAGGGGCCAGAGTTCGTCCACATGTTCCACGAACCGAACCTTGATCTTGCGGAGCAGTTCACTGGGCACTTCCTGCAAATCCTTTTTGTTCTGGACAGGAATCAGGACGGTTTTCAATTGATGCGCCACGGCCGCCAGAATCTTTTCCTTGATCCCGCCCACCGGCATCACCCGGCCCCGCAACGTGATCTCGCCGGTCATGGCCAGGTCGTTCTTCACCGGAATGTTGGTCAGGGCCGAAAGCAGGGCCGCAACCAGGGTCACCCCGGCGGACGGCCCGTCCTTGGGGGTTGCTCCGGCGGGAACGTGGATATGGATATCATTTTTCTCCGCGAAATCCGGATCCAGACCCAACGCCTTGACACGGCTCCGGGCGATGCTGAGCGCGGCCTGGGCGCTCTCCTTCATCACGTCGCCCAACTGCCCGGTCAGAATCAACTTGCCCTTGCCGGGCATGGTGCTCACTTCCACATGCAGCACCTCTCCTCCCACCGGAGTCCAGGCCAGACCAAGCGCCACGCCCGGGTAAAGCTCCTTGTCCTTCTCGCTTTCCAGAAATCTGGGCACGCCCAGCAGCTTGGTAACCATCCTGCCGGTCACCACGAACGGTCCTGACTCATCTTCGGCCACCTTGCGGGCCAGCTTGCGGCAGACGGTACCCAGTTCCCGTTCAAGATTGCGCAGTCCGGCCTCCCGCGTATATTCACGGATGATCTTGCCGATGATCTGGTCCGGAATCTCCACGTCCTCCGGCTTCAGCCCGTTTTCCTTGATCTGCCTCGGCAACAGGTAACGCTTTGCGATCTTGACCTTTTCCACTTCCGTATAGCCCGGAATCCGGATGACCTCCATCCGGTCCAACAAGGCCGACGGGATGGTGTCCAGCACATTGGCCGTACAGATGAACATGACCTTGGAGAGGTCGAATGGGACGTTCAGGTAATGGTCGCTGAAGGTGGAATTCTGTTCCGGGTCCAGCACTTCCAGCAGTGCCGAGGACGGGTCGCCGCGAAAATCCGTGCCGACCTTGTCCACTTCGTCCAGCATGATCACCGGGTTGCGCGTGCCGGCCTGCTTGATGCTCTGGATGATCCTGCCGGGCATGGAACCAATATAAGTCCGACGATGGCCCCGAATTTCCGCCTCATCCCGGATTCCACCAAGAGACATGCGCACGAATTTGCGGCCGAGTGAACCGGCAATGGAACGCCCAAGCGAGGTCTTGCCCACGCCGGGCGGGCCGACAAAGCAAAGGATCGGGCCCTTCATGTCCGGATTGAGCTTGCGCACGCTGAGATATTCCAGAATCCGGTCCTTGACCTTGTCCAGCCCATAATGGTCGTCGTCCAGGACTTCCTTGGCCTTCTGGATGATCAATTGATCCTTGGACAACTTCTTCCAAGGCAGCTCCACGATCCAGTCCAGATAAGTTCGAATTACCGTGGCCTCGGAGGATTCCGGATGCATGGATTCCAGCCGTTTCAACTGCTTGTCCGTTTCCTTGCGTACGTCCTTGGGCAGGCCTGCCTTTTTCAGGGAAGCCCGCAGCTCCTCAAGATCCTCGTCACTCTCCCCGGAATCACCCAACTCCTTGCGTATGGCCTTGAGCTGCTCGCGCAGGAAAAATTCCCGCTGGGCCTTGTCCATTCCTTCCTTGGCCATGTTCTGGATCTTGGCCTGCATCTCCGCGACTTCGGCTTCCTTGAGCAGTTGCCGGTTGACCAAAGCCAGGCGCTGGACAGGGTCCTCGCAAGCCAGGATTTCCTGGGCGTCCTCGACCTTCATCCGAAGATTGGAGGCGATAAGGTCCGCCAATCGGCCCGGCTCCTCCACGTTGTTCAGAACGGCCAGAACGTCCGGAGAGGCGATGCCCCGCAACGACAGGATTTTTTCGCTCTGTTCCCTGGCGGTGCGGACCATGGCCTCCAATTCCGGCGTCGGCTCCCGCACCTCCTCTTCCATGATCGGCTCGATCTCCACCATGTGAAAGGGTTCATTCTGAACATACCCGGTGATCCGCGCCCGGGTCACGCCCTGGACCAGCACCTTCAAGCGCCCGTCCGGCATTTTCAGCATGCGCATGATCGTGGCCAGGGTGCCCACGGAATGCACCTCTTCCGGACCGGGGTCGTCGGTTTTTTCTTCTTTCTGGGTGGCGATCAGAATGTGCCTGTTGGAATTCAGCGCGGCGTCCACGGCGAGAATGGACCGTTCCCGTCCGACGAATAGCGGCAGGATCATGTAGTTGAAGACCACCACGTCCCGCACCGGCAGCAGGGGAACATTCTGGGGCAGTTCCTGACCGACGTTGCCGCCGTCTCGATCTTCGGATTCGGAAACCGGCTCCACGGAGGACCCAAGTTTCACATGCGCCTCCTGCTCCTCGGATTCATTAATGACTTCCACATGCGGGGTATCATCGTTGGTACTCATATTGAAATACTCCTTTGGATTTATCTCATTCTTAGTTTCTTCGGAAAATTATCATCGGCGGGAACTGGTCCTGCTTGAGCCGGCGCACAATGACTTTTATCCAAACGAATCATGGCTTTATCATGCTTAATTCGACAGCTCATCACCGTGATGACGCGGTGATTTCAAAACCGGCAAACGGTTCGTCGCCTTCCTGGTATGTCACGTCTACTCCGTCCACGCGACTCATGGGCGGACCTTCGCCAAGCCGTCTCTGAAACATTTTCAGGACATGATCCGGCCCTTGAGCCGTCACTTCAACACGTCCATCGGATACATTCCGGACCCATCCGGTCAATCCGAGCTGGCGGGCCTGGTTTCTCGTCCACGCCCGAAAAAAAACACCCTGAACGCGGCCGGAAACGTATGCATGCAATTCCTTCACGAACGTACCTCCTGTTCCGTCAAAGCAAGCCTTGGGCCTGGAAACTGAAGTAGTCGGATTCCGTGACGATGATATGATCCAGAACCCGGATATCCATTTCCTGGGCCGCACGCTGCATTTTCCGCGTCAATTCCTGATCCTGGATGGACGGTTTCGGATCCCCGCCAGGGTGATTGTGCACCAGGATCAACCCGCTGGCTTGATGGTGCAGAACCATGCGCAAGATCTCTCTGGGATAGACCGGCGTCTGGTCCACGGTTCCCCGGCTGACTTGGCGCCACTGCACAAGACGATTCTTGTTGTCCACCAGGGCCACCCAAAACTGCTCGGTCAACTCGTGGCCCAGACGAGCAATGGCAAAATCAGCCACGGTCCGGGGGTGGCTGAAGACGTGGCGTTCCTGGACCGCCCCCTCCTGCACCCTTCCCCAAAATTCACGCCAGACATCCAGCAGGACGATCACGCTGGAACTCATCCCGGGAACCCCTTCCAGTTCGTTCGGACGGGCGTAATAGATGCCGCGCAACGAGCCGAAACGGGTCAGCATCTCCTTGGCCAGCTGCTTGGTGTCCCTGCGAGGCAGGGCATACCCGAGGAGAAGTTCCATGACTTCGTAATCCGCCAACCCCTGCGAGTTTTCGGCAAGGCGGGCCTTGAGCCGTTTCCGGTGTCCGAGATAATGCTTGTCCATGGGCATATAGGTATGGATGCTGGTTATGGCAATGAAAATTCGCCCAACAAACCATATTTTTCAAAAAACATGGCCGTAGGAACGGTTTGTATCAACAAAAACCTTGAAAGCAAACCGTTTGAAGCCTTCAGTAGCCTTTTTGCGCCCTGATGGACGGCAAATTGGACGAAGAATGGCGAGGAAGGAAGGTGTGGAGAACGATATGAACCTGGAACAGGTTCAACGAGCTGTTATCTCTGAGTTTGAGAATGCCTGGAGAGATTGGAAACGAGAAACTCCAGAATCTGGTCCGCTTGTTTGCGTCCGGATTTGAGGTCCTTTTCCGCCTGGAAAACCAGGTTGATAATCGCGGCGATGCCCTGCTCGCCCATCTGCCTGGCCAATCGTCGCTTGTCGTCCTTGATGCTCGGCGGCAAGGAAACTGAAGCGTCCTCACCCGCGTTGAGCATCCCGAGGGTACGCATTTCCCATTGCAACAGCCCCAGGATCGGCATGAGCATTCCGGAACCGCCGGCCTCGTGATCCGCCAGTACGGTTCGCCAGATTTCGGGGTTGGCCGGGGAACGCAACGCCGCCTTCAGAAAGGCAAAATTATCCATGGCCGACGCTTCGCCCAAAAGATGCAGGTCCGCGTCCTCCACCTGACGTCGCTCGCCCAGGTGCAGTTCCAGCTTCAGCAACTCGTTGCCGAACCGAGCGCCGTCCAGGGGCAACAGGGCGGCCATCCTTTCCGCGACATTCGGCGCAATGGAAATGCCCCGGCGGCCGGCCCAGCTTTGCAGTTCCGAACGCAGCGTCTGCGGCGTCATGCCCGGGAATTCCCAGTACCACTTCTTCTTGCGGGCAGCCTTGTAAAAACTCTGCTTGGCCAGAACCGCGGGCACGGCCGGCGTCCTGCCCTTCCAATCTCCTTCCAGGCAGAAAAACACCCACAAATCCGGCTTGGCCTTGCGCAGCAACGGCTCAAGATCCGACCAGACCTTGACGGTCAGGGCATTGGCCCGGCGCAGGACCAGAACCCGGCCCTTGCCCAGCAGGCTGAGCAAACCGGGCATGGAAAGCATGGTCCAGAAGCCGGATTCCAGAGGCTCGTCAGCCCAGAACGTCGTCCTGCTCCACTGTGCGCATCCGGCGGCGCTGATCAGCCGGTTGATCTCCCGTTGCATCATCCAGGGATCAGGGCAGATACAGAAAAAGAAGGGAGCGCGGGACATGCGGTACCGTCAGGAATGAGGGATGGGATTGATGATGATAACGATTGATTCTCAACTAAGCATGGAGATCACGGAAGATGGAGCGCAACGACGGACTCGCCTTGGCGACGTGTCGTTGCGCTCCTGAAGGGTCATCATTTCCGGGTGACGATGTTCAGCAGCTTGCCGGGCACGAAGACCATCTTGGCGACTTCCCGGCCGGAAATGTGTTTTTGAATGTTTTCGCTGGCCAGGGCCTCACGTTGAACCTGTTCTCCGGAAGCATCCGCGGCAACGGTCATCTTGGAGCGAACCTTGCCGTCCACCTGAACCACTATGGTCACCTCGTCCTGGATGAGAGCCTGGGGGTCATGGGCGGGCCAGGACTGGTGGGAAAGCAGATCGGCATGGCCGACAAGCTGCCACATTTCCTCGCACAGATGCGGCGTCACCGGAGAGAGTACCACCAGGGTGGAGGCCACTGCCGAGGACAGCATTTTTTTGCCGGCATCGGTGGTGCGCAAAACGTCCTTAACCTGGTACATGGTGTTCACCAGTTCCATGACCGCGGAAATCGCCGTATTGAATTGAAAACGGTCGGCGATGTCTCCAGCCACCTTGACTACGGTTGCGTGCTCCTTGCGCCGCAAGGTCACGGCTTCGGGAACTTTCGCAGCCTGCGCATCCTGGGCCGAGGCCGAGCATGGAGCAACGGCGGTCAGATCCGGGGCCAGATCCGTCACCAGCCGCCATAAACGGTGCGTAAAGCGCTGGGCGCCTTCGATGCCGGAATCGCTCCAGTCCAGGTCGCGCTCGGCAGGTGCGGCAAACAGCAGGAACAAGCGCACCGCGTCCGCGCCGTAGCGCTGGGTCATCTCGTCCGGCGAAACCACGTTGCCCTTGCTCTTGCTCATCTTGGCGCCGTCCTTGAGCACCATGCCCTGGGCCAACAAGGCCTTGAACGGCTCGTCCATGGCGACGTAACCCAGGTCGCGCAGGGCCTTGACCCAGAATCTGGCGTAGAGCAGGTGCAAAATGGCATGCCCCACCCCGCCGATGTACTGATCCACCGGACACCAGTAGGCCAGATCCTCGGCGCGGAAAGGCTTCCCGTCCTCCCAGGGGGCCGTGTAACGCAAAAAGTACCAGGAACTCTCCACAAAGGTGTCCATGGTGTCCGTCTCCCGCCTGGCTGGCCCGCCGCAGAGGTGGCAGGTCGTCTGCACGAAATCCTGCGCATCGGGCAGGGGGGACCGTCCGTCCGGTCGGACCTGCAGATCCAAAGGCAGGATGACCGGCAGGTTTTCTTCCTTTTCCGGGACCACGCCGCACGATTCGCAGTACATGACCGGAATGGGCGCGCCCCAGTACCGTTGCCGGCTGATGTTCCAATCCCGCAGGCGATAATTGATCGCCCGTCGGCCTAGGCCATGCGCTTCCAGGTGGTCGGCCACGGCCACCTTGGCCGCTTCGTTGTCCATGCCCGTGAACGGGCCGGAATCCACCAGCAGGCCGGGTTCCGGCCGGGCTTCGGTCATGGTCGCCCCGTCCATGGTCCGGCCCTCGGGGATTATCACGGGCAGAACTTCCAGATCGTATTTGCGGGCAAACTCGAAATCGCGCTGATCATGGGCCGGAACCGCCATCACCGCGCCGGTGCCGTAGCCCATGAGTACGAAATTGGCCACCCAGATGGGCATCTTCCGACCAGTAAAGGGATTCAGGCAATACCGTCCCGTGAACACGCCCTCTTTTTCCAGGTCTTCGGCGCCGCGAACCATCTTGTCCATGTTCCGGACCTTGTCGCAAAAAGCGCGGACTTCCGCTTCCCGCGACGACCCCGCGATCAGCTCCTCGACCAGGGGATGTTCGGCGGCCAGGCTCATGAACGTCGCTCCGCATACCGTATCCTGGCGCGTGGTGAACACGCGAATGGACTGCGTTGCGTCCTCGGCAGGCTCTTCCAGGGCAAATTCGATTTCAGCGCCGATGGACTTGCCGATCCAGTTGCGCTGCATGCTCACGACCCGCTCCGGCCAACCGCCCTCAAGACCGTTCAGATCCTGGAGCAGTTCCTCGGCATATTTGGTGATCCGCAAAAACCACTGGGTCAGTTCCTTCTGCTCCACCTTCGTGTCGCAGCGCCAGCATAATCCGTTCTCGACCTGTTCGTTGGCCAGAACCGTGTTACAGGATTCGCACCAGTTCTGGGCGGCCTTGTGACGATATGCAAGGCCTTGCTCGAGAAACTTCAGGAAAAAAAGCTGCTCCCAGCGGTAATATTCAGGCAGGCAGGTTGTGACTTCCCGCCGCCAGTCCAGGGAATATCCCATCCGCTGCAACTGGGTGCGCATGGTGTCGATGTTTTCCATGGTCCACTTGGCCGGATGAACCCCGTGCTTGATTGCCGCGTTTTCCGCCGGCAGACCAAAGGCGTCCCATCCCATGGGATGGAGGACGTTGAAGCCCTGCATCCGTTTCAAGCGGGCCACGGCGTCCCCAATGGAATAGACGCGGGCATGGCCGATGTGGATGCGCCCGGAAGGGTAGGGAAACATTTCCAGCACATAGTATTTGGGAAGCGCGGCATCGGTTTCGGAATGAAATGTGCCCTGCTCTTCCCAAATCCGCTGCCATTTGACCTCGACTGATTGTGGATCGTAACGATCCGTCACCTTCTCCATTCCCTCTCCCGTACCTCGTTGTCTCATGTCGTTGCATCAAGATCATGCTTGGTTGAAAACCGCATGTGGGGCATCCGCGCTTCCCATTGCCGCACGACCTGATAGACCATCCTGCGCCGTCCGCCGACATCCAGGAAAACAAGGGCATCCCCCAGGTAGGCTCCCCAGAAGGGATTGCCCCATCTGGCAAGGGCCGAATCCGCGGGCAGACTTGTGGTCTGGAGCAATGACCCGACATCCAGCCACCATGCCGGCCAGGCCAGATTATTCATCTGAATTGCCATTAACTTCGACCAGGCAGCCACATCCCCAGGTGCGGCCACAAGCCAGTCCAGCGCCCAGCTGGTCCGTCCCTGCGCATCCGTGAGTATTCGCACTTCAGCCTGACCGGCTCCGGAAAAATGCTCCCGGCCCGCCAGAATTCGGACATGGCGAACATGGGGGGGACACTGTTCAGAACTGCTTATGAAGCCCAAATTCACCATGGCTCACCGCCTTGGCCACGGCGTCCAGAATACCGTTGACAAAAGGAAACGATTGGTCGTCCGCAAACGCCTTGCTCAGTTCCACGGCCTCATTGATGCTCACCCGCAGCGGAATGTCCGGCTCATGGAGCATTTCATAGACGCTCAGGCGCAATATGCTCAGTTCGGCCTTGGCGATCCGGGCAATCCGCCAATGTTTGGAAAAGCGCTGGATGACTTGGTCGATCTCCTCCCGAAACAGGTAGACTCCGGTGGCCAGCTTGGCGGCATATTCCCGGTCCTCCAGCGTCAGGGGGGCTGGATCCGAAACCGCGGCGCTGGTCTCATCGCTCCAGTCCTCCTCATCCACGGGCAGCTCAAAAAAAGCCCGCTGCACCTGCTTTTTGTCCTCGAAGGTCCGGAAATTCATGGAGAAGACGAACTGCAGGGCCCGCCTGCGGGCAGATCGGCGATGAACTTTAGGGGTTTCCATGGCCATCAATCAGACTTGCTCCAAAACACGAATCAGTTCCAGGGTCGCGGCGGCCGCATCAACGCCCTTGTTGCCGGCCTTGCTTCCGGCCCGCTCGATGGCCTGCTCCAGGGTGTCCGTGGTCAGCACGCCGAAGCCAATGGGTACGCCCGTCTCCAGCATCACCTGAGCCAGGCCCTTGGAAACCTCGGCGGAAACGTAATCAAAATGCGGGGTGGAGCCGCGGATCACGGCGCCAAGGCAAACCACGCCGTGGTATTTTTTCGTTTCCGCAAGACGTTTGGCGGCCAGGGGCATTTCGTAGGCGCCCGGAACGCGCATCAGGGTGATGTCGCTTTTTTCGGCGCCGTGGCGCAGCAGATAATCGACAGCGCCGCCAACCAGGCGATCCACGATAAAATCGTTGAACCGGCTGGCCAGAATCGCGAAGCGCAAGCCGGTGGCGTCCAGGCGGCCTTCAATGGTTTCAAGATGGTACATCCGTCTTCTCCTTGTCTGCTTTGAAATCCAGCATGTGGCCCATTTTTTCCTTCTTGGTCATCAGGTACTGCAGGTTTTCCGCGCAGGCCTGCACTTCCACGGGAACCCGGCCGGCCATTTCCAGGCCATACCCTTCAAGGCCGACGATCTTCTTGGGATTGTTGGTCATCAGGCGCATCTTGCTCACACCCAGATCCACGAGGATTTGCGCTCCGACACCGTAATCGCGCAGATCCGGAGCAAACCCCAGCTCCACGTTGGCTTCCACGGTATCCTTGCCGTTGTCCTGCAGACAATATGCCTTGATCTTGTTGGCCAGACCGATGCCCCGGCCTTCCTGACGCATATAGAGAATCACGCCGTTGCCGTCCTCGGCAATGGTCTGCATGGCGGTCTGCAATTGGGGACCGCAGTCGCAGCGCAATGAGCCGAAGACGTCGCCGGTCAAACACTGGCTGTGGACGCGCACCAGGATCGGCACATCCGGAGAAATCGTCCCCTTGACCAGAGCCAGGTGCACGCCGTTGTCCACGTCGCTCTCATAGGCATAGACCCGAAAATCGCCGTGGCAGGTGGGCAAATTGGCCTCGCCCACCCGGCGCACGGAGAGCGAATCATGCCTCATCCGGTGCCGGATGAGGTCGGCGA
It encodes:
- the lon gene encoding endopeptidase La; translated protein: MSTNDDTPHVEVINESEEQEAHVKLGSSVEPVSESEDRDGGNVGQELPQNVPLLPVRDVVVFNYMILPLFVGRERSILAVDAALNSNRHILIATQKEEKTDDPGPEEVHSVGTLATIMRMLKMPDGRLKVLVQGVTRARITGYVQNEPFHMVEIEPIMEEEVREPTPELEAMVRTAREQSEKILSLRGIASPDVLAVLNNVEEPGRLADLIASNLRMKVEDAQEILACEDPVQRLALVNRQLLKEAEVAEMQAKIQNMAKEGMDKAQREFFLREQLKAIRKELGDSGESDEDLEELRASLKKAGLPKDVRKETDKQLKRLESMHPESSEATVIRTYLDWIVELPWKKLSKDQLIIQKAKEVLDDDHYGLDKVKDRILEYLSVRKLNPDMKGPILCFVGPPGVGKTSLGRSIAGSLGRKFVRMSLGGIRDEAEIRGHRRTYIGSMPGRIIQSIKQAGTRNPVIMLDEVDKVGTDFRGDPSSALLEVLDPEQNSTFSDHYLNVPFDLSKVMFICTANVLDTIPSALLDRMEVIRIPGYTEVEKVKIAKRYLLPRQIKENGLKPEDVEIPDQIIGKIIREYTREAGLRNLERELGTVCRKLARKVAEDESGPFVVTGRMVTKLLGVPRFLESEKDKELYPGVALGLAWTPVGGEVLHVEVSTMPGKGKLILTGQLGDVMKESAQAALSIARSRVKALGLDPDFAEKNDIHIHVPAGATPKDGPSAGVTLVAALLSALTNIPVKNDLAMTGEITLRGRVMPVGGIKEKILAAVAHQLKTVLIPVQNKKDLQEVPSELLRKIKVRFVEHVDELWPLVSSASQK
- a CDS encoding acylphosphatase; its protein translation is MKELHAYVSGRVQGVFFRAWTRNQARQLGLTGWVRNVSDGRVEVTAQGPDHVLKMFQRRLGEGPPMSRVDGVDVTYQEGDEPFAGFEITASSR
- the radC gene encoding RadC family protein encodes the protein MPMDKHYLGHRKRLKARLAENSQGLADYEVMELLLGYALPRRDTKQLAKEMLTRFGSLRGIYYARPNELEGVPGMSSSVIVLLDVWREFWGRVQEGAVQERHVFSHPRTVADFAIARLGHELTEQFWVALVDNKNRLVQWRQVSRGTVDQTPVYPREILRMVLHHQASGLILVHNHPGGDPKPSIQDQELTRKMQRAAQEMDIRVLDHIIVTESDYFSFQAQGLL
- a CDS encoding DNA polymerase III subunit delta; this encodes MSRAPFFFCICPDPWMMQREINRLISAAGCAQWSRTTFWADEPLESGFWTMLSMPGLLSLLGKGRVLVLRRANALTVKVWSDLEPLLRKAKPDLWVFFCLEGDWKGRTPAVPAVLAKQSFYKAARKKKWYWEFPGMTPQTLRSELQSWAGRRGISIAPNVAERMAALLPLDGARFGNELLKLELHLGERRQVEDADLHLLGEASAMDNFAFLKAALRSPANPEIWRTVLADHEAGGSGMLMPILGLLQWEMRTLGMLNAGEDASVSLPPSIKDDKRRLARQMGEQGIAAIINLVFQAEKDLKSGRKQADQILEFLVSNLSRHSQTQR
- the leuS gene encoding leucine--tRNA ligase, which translates into the protein MEKVTDRYDPQSVEVKWQRIWEEQGTFHSETDAALPKYYVLEMFPYPSGRIHIGHARVYSIGDAVARLKRMQGFNVLHPMGWDAFGLPAENAAIKHGVHPAKWTMENIDTMRTQLQRMGYSLDWRREVTTCLPEYYRWEQLFFLKFLEQGLAYRHKAAQNWCESCNTVLANEQVENGLCWRCDTKVEQKELTQWFLRITKYAEELLQDLNGLEGGWPERVVSMQRNWIGKSIGAEIEFALEEPAEDATQSIRVFTTRQDTVCGATFMSLAAEHPLVEELIAGSSREAEVRAFCDKVRNMDKMVRGAEDLEKEGVFTGRYCLNPFTGRKMPIWVANFVLMGYGTGAVMAVPAHDQRDFEFARKYDLEVLPVIIPEGRTMDGATMTEARPEPGLLVDSGPFTGMDNEAAKVAVADHLEAHGLGRRAINYRLRDWNISRQRYWGAPIPVMYCESCGVVPEKEENLPVILPLDLQVRPDGRSPLPDAQDFVQTTCHLCGGPARRETDTMDTFVESSWYFLRYTAPWEDGKPFRAEDLAYWCPVDQYIGGVGHAILHLLYARFWVKALRDLGYVAMDEPFKALLAQGMVLKDGAKMSKSKGNVVSPDEMTQRYGADAVRLFLLFAAPAERDLDWSDSGIEGAQRFTHRLWRLVTDLAPDLTAVAPCSASAQDAQAAKVPEAVTLRRKEHATVVKVAGDIADRFQFNTAISAVMELVNTMYQVKDVLRTTDAGKKMLSSAVASTLVVLSPVTPHLCEEMWQLVGHADLLSHQSWPAHDPQALIQDEVTIVVQVDGKVRSKMTVAADASGEQVQREALASENIQKHISGREVAKMVFVPGKLLNIVTRK
- the nusB gene encoding transcription antitermination factor NusB, with the protein product METPKVHRRSARRRALQFVFSMNFRTFEDKKQVQRAFFELPVDEEDWSDETSAAVSDPAPLTLEDREYAAKLATGVYLFREEIDQVIQRFSKHWRIARIAKAELSILRLSVYEMLHEPDIPLRVSINEAVELSKAFADDQSFPFVNGILDAVAKAVSHGEFGLHKQF
- the ribE gene encoding 6,7-dimethyl-8-ribityllumazine synthase, translating into MYHLETIEGRLDATGLRFAILASRFNDFIVDRLVGGAVDYLLRHGAEKSDITLMRVPGAYEMPLAAKRLAETKKYHGVVCLGAVIRGSTPHFDYVSAEVSKGLAQVMLETGVPIGFGVLTTDTLEQAIERAGSKAGNKGVDAAAATLELIRVLEQV
- a CDS encoding bifunctional 3,4-dihydroxy-2-butanone-4-phosphate synthase/GTP cyclohydrolase II produces the protein MALCSIEEAIEDIRQGRMIILVDDENRENEGDLTIAAESVTPEVINFMAIHGRGLICLAMEQELVQKLELPMMSTRNESRFGTAFTVSIEARTGVSTGISAYDRATTILTAVADDAKAEDIVSPGHVFPLRARKGGVLVRAGQTEGSVDLARLAGMKSAAVICEIMRDDGNMARMPDLEVFAAKHDMKIASIADLIRHRMRHDSLSVRRVGEANLPTCHGDFRVYAYESDVDNGVHLALVKGTISPDVPILVRVHSQCLTGDVFGSLRCDCGPQLQTAMQTIAEDGNGVILYMRQEGRGIGLANKIKAYCLQDNGKDTVEANVELGFAPDLRDYGVGAQILVDLGVSKMRLMTNNPKKIVGLEGYGLEMAGRVPVEVQACAENLQYLMTKKEKMGHMLDFKADKEKTDVPS